Sequence from the Thermococcus sp. CX2 genome:
AGATGCAAAAGGAACCAAAGTAAACATACCCATGCCGCACTACTCACGGGACGACGACTACATCTTCGTATGGAGGGAGATAGTTGTACCCATAGTCGAGAACCTCGATCCAAAGGTCATCCTCATCTCTGCGGGCTTTGATGGCTTCCTCGGGGAGCACCTCACGACGTTGAGACTTACGGAGAGGTTCTTCCGCTATGCTGGCTCAACGCTTTCCAAGTACTCCCTCGCGGTAATCCTCGAGGGCGGCTACGACGTTGGACTGAGGAAGGGCCTGCCAGCTTTCATTGAGGGCCACTTAAGCGGGATGGAAACTGAAGAGACCGTTCATCCAAGCTACGAAACCCTCAAAACTGTGGAGAAAATAATCGAGATACAAAAAGAGTGGTGGGAAATTTAAAAGGAAGACTCAGAGCCCAAGCATCTCTTTTGCCGCCTGGACTCCGAGGTCGAAGGCCTTCATGTTGACGTCGACAGCCTTCGGTGGAACACTAACCCTGATGACCTCCTTGACGTGCTCGGCGTCAAGCGGGAAGCCTGGGGTCTGCGTGAGTGCTCCAATGAGGACGACGTTCGTGGTGATGACGTTGCCGGCCTTCATGGCGAGCTCTTCGGCGTCAAAGGCCATGAACTTGGCCTCGAAGTCCTCCTCGACGACCTTCTTTATCTCCTCTAAGCTTGGATACTTGGCGAGGCCCATGGAGACCTGAACCGGCGGGATCGGCCTCGCGTTGGTGAAGACGAGTCCACCCTTCTTGAGGTAGTTGATGTAGCGCAGAGCCTCGACAGGCTCGAAGGAGAGTATGACGTCAGCTTTTCCTTCCGGAACCATCGCACCGTAAACGTCTTCGCCGAAGCGGACGTAAGCGATAACGCTACCGAAGCGCTGGCTCATTCCGTGAACCTCACCAACTCTCACTTTGTAGCCGGCACGGAGGGCGGCCCAGCCGAGAAGGTTTGCGGCCGTAAGGATTCCCTGGCCGCCAACTCCGGTGATAACGATGTTGTACTCCCTCATAGCTCTCCCTCCCTGACCTTCTCAAAGGCATCAAACGGACAGACCTGCGCACATCCACCGCAGCCCCAGCACATGAGCGGGTCGACCTTTGCCTTCTTCTTCTCGGCATCCCAGTAGATTGCTGGACAGCCGTAGGCGTTGATACAGACCTTACAGCCGGTACACTTCTCCTCGTTGACCTGGTAGAGCGGCCACTGTATGCGTGCCTTCCTGAGCTCGCCGATCCTGTGGAGGGCACAGACCCTTCTCGAAACGACGACGCTCACACCCTCTACCTGGAGGGCCTTCTTGATGGTCTCGGTGGTGGCCTTTATGTCGTAGGGATCAACGACCGCAACGAAGTCCGCTCCAAGGGCCTTTGCAACTTCCTCAATCATAATCTGCTTGCCTGGTCCGTGCGGTGTGTCGCCGGTTCCCGGGTTCGGCTGGTCACCGGTCATTGCCGTGACGAGGTTGTCGACGACGACTATGACGACGTTGGAGCGGTTGTAGATGGCGTTCGCCAAAGCTGGAAGTCCCGTGTGGAAGAAGGTCGAGTCTCCGATGGTTGCCACGATAACCTTCTTCTCCTTGCCCTCCTTGTGCTCGTCCTCGGCGACGGAGCCGTTGAGGGCTATGCTGAGACCGTGGGCAACTCCTATCGAACCGCCCATCGCAACGGTTGTATCGACAGCCTTGAGCGGCGGGAGAACACCGAGGGTGTAACAGCCGATGTCGCTCGGGAATATGGCCCTGGGCGTTGCGGCCTTCTTGATGGCGTAGAAGGTGTTCCTGTGCGGACAGGCAGGACAGAGGCTTGGCGGCCTCGGCGGAACCATCTCGCTAACTTTCTTATACTTCTCGTCGAGCTCGGCAAAGTCTATTGGGGTTTCAAGGCCGAGGAACTTCGCTATGGCCTCGACAGCTCTCCTCGTGGTCATCTCGTAGATCCTCGGAACGATGTCCTTGCCGTGTATCGGAATCCTGATGTCCCTATCGAAGGCCCAGGTCTTGACCTGCTCCTCAACCACCGGTTCGAGCTCCTCAACGATGAGAACCTTCTCAAGGCCGTCGAAGAACTTCTCGAGAAGTCCGTATGGAACCGGGAACGGGGTTCCTAGCTTGAGTATCTTGACGTCTTCGATGCCGAGCCATGCCAGAGCTTCCTTGACGTAGGCGTAGCTCAAACCCGGAGCGATGATACCGACCTTGGCGTCCTCTTTGCCCTCAATCCAGTTGAATGGGCAGTTGTCGAGCTCCTCTCTTATCTTCTCTATCTTCTCGAGTATCTGCGGATGGAAGCGCCTCGCGTTGGAGGGAACATCGACGAACCTGCTCGGGTCCTTCTTGAACTCACCGAACTTCCTCTTGCCGGTCTTTATTTCCTCCGGGAGCTCACCGAGAACTACGTCGCCCCTAGCGTGGGAGCTCCTCGTGGTGGTTCTGAGGATGACGAAGTGCTTGAACTTCTCACTCAGCTCGAAGGCGTACTTCGTCATCTCCTTGGCTTCATGCGGCGAAATCGGCTCGAGAACGGGGACGTTCGCGAACTTAGCATAAACGCGCGTGTCCTGCTCGTTCTGTGAAGACCACATGCTCGGGTCGTCGGCGACCATTATGACGAAGCCGCCCTCAACGCCCATTCCAACGGCGCTCATGAAGGTGTCGGCAGCGACGTTCAAGCCAACGTGCTTCATTGCCGTCATGGCCCTCAATCCAGCCCAGGCGGCGCTCAAAGCAGTCTCAAAAGCCACTTTCTCGTTGGTAGAGTACTCCATGTAAACTCCAGCCTTCTTGGCAACCATTGCCATCGTATCAGTCAGCTCAGAGCTCGGCGTTCCTGGATAGGCGGCAAAAACCGCTATGTTGGCCTCGAGGGCACCTCTGGCTATGGCCTGATTGCCGAGGAGGAGAACCCTCTCCCCCGGCTTGTCCCACAACACTATGTCAGTAACCTTCGCCATCCAAAATCACCTCATTCCTTCTTTAAAACTCCAACGTCCTTTGCAAACTCCACGAGGGCATAAGCGGCAGATGCAGCATCCTCAGGTCTCTCATAGCTCGGAATGCCGGCCTTTTCGAGAACTTCCTTAGCCGGCTCACTTATGTATCCCGCCATGAAGAGCGCCAAGACCGGCTTGCCGTTGTTTACCTCCTTCACGGCCCTGACAACGCCTTCAGCGTGCTCAGTTGGCGTCATTCCCGCGAAGGTCGGGACGACGCATATCGCTATGAGCATGTCAACGTTCGGGTCCTCGAGGAGGGCCTTTGCCGTTCTGTAGTAGTCCTCGCCGCGGGCGCTCGCTATCATATCGACTGGATTCTTCACTGCTGCCATCGGCGGCAGGAAGGAACGGAGCTCCTCTATCGTCTTCTCCTCGAGGTTAGCCAGCTTTAATCCGCGCTTGTCAATCTCGTCGGCCGTAAGAACTCCAGGGCCGCCAGCATTGGTCATTATGGCGACACGCTTGCCCTTAGGCAGGGGCTGGGTGAAGGCACGAGCCATGCTGAGCATGTCGTCGATGGTTTCGGCAACGATTATGCCGCTCTGCTTGAAGGCGGCCTCGTAAATCTTGTAGGAGCCCGCCAGAGAGCCAGTATGACTTGAAGCTGCCCTCGCTCCGCTCTCGCTCTTTCCGGCTTTGAGGACTATGACGGGCTTCTTCTTTGTTACCCGCTTTGCAACCTCCATGAACTTCCTACCATCCCTGAGCCCCTCGATGTAAAGCGCTATCGCCTTGCTCTCAGGGTCGTCGGCTAAGTACTCCATGAATTCGGCGAAATCAATGTCGGCCATATTACCTATGCTGACGAACTTAGAAAAGCCGATGCCCTCCTTGATGGTCTTGTAGATGATTCCAGCCCCCAAAGCTCCGCTCTGGCTGATAAAGGCTATGTCGCCCTTCTTAGCATTGGTCACGAAGGTGGCGTTCATGCCGTTGTGGGTGTTCATTATTCCGACGCAGTTGGGGCCAACTATTCTCATTCCGTACCTGTGGGCAATCTCGACGAGCTCACGCTCCTCTTTCTTTCCTTCCTCGCCGGTCTCGCCGAAGCCCGCGGTGATGAGTACTATTCCCTTGACGCCCTTCTCGCCGCAGTCGATTATCGTTTGCTTGACGAACTTCTTGGGGACAACGATAACCGCTAGCTCCACGTCGTCCGGAATGTCCTTGACGTTCCTGTAGGCCTTGACTCCCTGAACGATCTCGTCCTTGACGTTCACCGGGTAGACCTTGCCGTCCTGGTACCCTTTGAGATTCTTGAAGACTTCGTAGCCGAGCTTGAGAGGATCGTTAGAAGCTCCGATCACGGCTATGGCCTTGGGTTTGAAGAAGTAATCAAACGTCATCAGGATCACCGAGCCTAACTCGGTGGAATTCTATATAAGCTTTCTCAAAACGGGCAGTAAGGCAAATATGAACATGGAAGAGAATAAGTAAAGCTCCCATGAGCTAAAAAGACCATTATTAACCAATTCCTCAAGAGTCGAAAGATTTAAGTGAGCTTTGGTTATTATATCCGCTAGGGGTGATGATATGGTGAAGGTGAGGTTTCTGGGCCATGCAGCTTTCGAGATAGTGGGGAGCAAGAGGATTCTCATCGACCCCTTCTTGACGGGCAACCCGGCCGCGGCGGTAAAGCCCGAGGAGCTTGAAGCCGACCTGGTCCTAGTTACCCACGCCCACGGCGACCACATTGGCGATGCCGTATTGATAGCCCAAAGAACCGGCGCTAAGATAGTGGCGATGTACGACATAGCCACCTACCTCATGGAGAACAACAAGGGGATAACGACCATAGGCATGAACTACGGCCCGACCGAGATTGATGGCGTGAAAATCGTTCAGGTTCCGGCCTGGCACTCCAGCAGCGACGGCAAGTACAGCATTGGAAACGCCTGTGGTTACATCATCGAGCTCGATGGTGTTAAAATCTACCACGCCGGCGACACCTTCGTGTTCAGGGACATGGAGCTGCTCGCAGAGCTCTACGGGCCGATTGATTTGGCACTTCTCCCAATAGGCGGCCACTTCACGATGGGGCCGAGGGAAGCAGCCAAGGCCGTCGAGTTCCTCAAGCCGAAGAAGGTCGTTCCGATGCACTACAACACCTGGCCGCCGATTGCCAAAGACCCTGAGGAGTTCAAGAGGCTCGTCGGAGATAAGGCAGAGGTCGTAATACTCAAACCCGGCGAGAGCCTGGAGCTTTGAAAAACCTTTTAAGGAGCTTCCCCTACTCTTTTTTCAGGTGATAAAATGGTTAAAAGGGCCCTTGTCTTGGTGCTCATCCTGTTCATGGTTTCGCCCCTCATGCTTTCCCTCTCCGCCGCTCAGGAGGAGACCCCGAAATACGACCTGATAATCGTGAGGAACGATGATTTGATAGATTACATCGTGGCGTGGCCGTACGCCAAGATGCTCGGTGTCCCTATTCTGCCCGTTGATCCGAAGGAACTCGATCCGGGAACGTTGGCCCAGCTCCAGTCCTATGCCCAGTCCGGCTGGAACCACGTGCTTATCATAGGGGACTCCCAGGCGGTAAGCAACGATGTTCAGGACGAGCTACTGAACATAGGCTTCGTAGTCGAGAGAATAGGTGGAGCCGTTAGAACCGAAACTGCCGCAAAGTTAGCCCTACATTTCTACCCCAACGGCGCGGAGACCGTCGTCGTGGCCAGCTCCAGCGACTATGGTTCGGCTTTGGCAGCGGCTAGATGGGCAATGAACTACAACTACCCTCTGCTCCTCACGCAGGAGGATGCCCTCTCAGACTCAACGGCCGATGCTATCAAGAAGCTGAAGCCGGAGCTGGTCATCCTAGTGGGAGCGGGCATGTCAAAGGACGTGCAGACGAAGATAGAGGCATTGGGCTACCAAACGTATTGGCTCAAAGAGGACATAGAGATAACCGTACCCA
This genomic interval carries:
- a CDS encoding indolepyruvate oxidoreductase subunit beta, translated to MREYNIVITGVGGQGILTAANLLGWAALRAGYKVRVGEVHGMSQRFGSVIAYVRFGEDVYGAMVPEGKADVILSFEPVEALRYINYLKKGGLVFTNARPIPPVQVSMGLAKYPSLEEIKKVVEEDFEAKFMAFDAEELAMKAGNVITTNVVLIGALTQTPGFPLDAEHVKEVIRVSVPPKAVDVNMKAFDLGVQAAKEMLGL
- a CDS encoding cell wall-binding repeat-containing protein; amino-acid sequence: MVKRALVLVLILFMVSPLMLSLSAAQEETPKYDLIIVRNDDLIDYIVAWPYAKMLGVPILPVDPKELDPGTLAQLQSYAQSGWNHVLIIGDSQAVSNDVQDELLNIGFVVERIGGAVRTETAAKLALHFYPNGAETVVVASSSDYGSALAAARWAMNYNYPLLLTQEDALSDSTADAIKKLKPELVILVGAGMSKDVQTKIEALGYQTYWLKEDIEITVPKPEEEGTNWIMVIAAVLLSLAVAVPVSLYYAKKRWAANRVPIEVLTEKERIVVKAILDRGGVIKQEELPELTGYSRPTISRIIQELEKKQLVTREKVGKTFIVKLTKDIVIRE
- a CDS encoding metal-dependent hydrolase, whose translation is MVKVRFLGHAAFEIVGSKRILIDPFLTGNPAAAVKPEELEADLVLVTHAHGDHIGDAVLIAQRTGAKIVAMYDIATYLMENNKGITTIGMNYGPTEIDGVKIVQVPAWHSSSDGKYSIGNACGYIIELDGVKIYHAGDTFVFRDMELLAELYGPIDLALLPIGGHFTMGPREAAKAVEFLKPKKVVPMHYNTWPPIAKDPEEFKRLVGDKAEVVILKPGESLEL
- the iorA gene encoding indolepyruvate ferredoxin oxidoreductase subunit alpha, translated to MAKVTDIVLWDKPGERVLLLGNQAIARGALEANIAVFAAYPGTPSSELTDTMAMVAKKAGVYMEYSTNEKVAFETALSAAWAGLRAMTAMKHVGLNVAADTFMSAVGMGVEGGFVIMVADDPSMWSSQNEQDTRVYAKFANVPVLEPISPHEAKEMTKYAFELSEKFKHFVILRTTTRSSHARGDVVLGELPEEIKTGKRKFGEFKKDPSRFVDVPSNARRFHPQILEKIEKIREELDNCPFNWIEGKEDAKVGIIAPGLSYAYVKEALAWLGIEDVKILKLGTPFPVPYGLLEKFFDGLEKVLIVEELEPVVEEQVKTWAFDRDIRIPIHGKDIVPRIYEMTTRRAVEAIAKFLGLETPIDFAELDEKYKKVSEMVPPRPPSLCPACPHRNTFYAIKKAATPRAIFPSDIGCYTLGVLPPLKAVDTTVAMGGSIGVAHGLSIALNGSVAEDEHKEGKEKKVIVATIGDSTFFHTGLPALANAIYNRSNVVIVVVDNLVTAMTGDQPNPGTGDTPHGPGKQIMIEEVAKALGADFVAVVDPYDIKATTETIKKALQVEGVSVVVSRRVCALHRIGELRKARIQWPLYQVNEEKCTGCKVCINAYGCPAIYWDAEKKKAKVDPLMCWGCGGCAQVCPFDAFEKVREGEL
- the acs gene encoding acetate--CoA ligase alpha subunit, which codes for MTFDYFFKPKAIAVIGASNDPLKLGYEVFKNLKGYQDGKVYPVNVKDEIVQGVKAYRNVKDIPDDVELAVIVVPKKFVKQTIIDCGEKGVKGIVLITAGFGETGEEGKKEERELVEIAHRYGMRIVGPNCVGIMNTHNGMNATFVTNAKKGDIAFISQSGALGAGIIYKTIKEGIGFSKFVSIGNMADIDFAEFMEYLADDPESKAIALYIEGLRDGRKFMEVAKRVTKKKPVIVLKAGKSESGARAASSHTGSLAGSYKIYEAAFKQSGIIVAETIDDMLSMARAFTQPLPKGKRVAIMTNAGGPGVLTADEIDKRGLKLANLEEKTIEELRSFLPPMAAVKNPVDMIASARGEDYYRTAKALLEDPNVDMLIAICVVPTFAGMTPTEHAEGVVRAVKEVNNGKPVLALFMAGYISEPAKEVLEKAGIPSYERPEDAASAAYALVEFAKDVGVLKKE